The DNA region GGTACACTTTGGTTTATCCCGGTAGTCATTTCCGGGTTATCCAAAAAGCTGGTTATCCCGCCCCATATCAGCATCAGCAATACAAATAGCCGATGTTCTTTCTTGGCTTCATTCAAAAAGCCAATGAGGTTCATACCCCAATGTTTTATATCTATTGTTTTCATGTTTTCTGTTTTAAATGAATAAGAGGGGCTGGCCTTTTCCAGCCCCCTTAGGTTAAAGAACCGTAAACTCCCCAATGTAGTTGCTATTGGAAACCTCTTTTCCAAGCGCATTTACAAAAGAGATCCAACAATGCACGGTGTCACCACTCCAATCGGGCGGCAGCTGCAATACATAAGCTTCAGCTGATCTTGCAGCTGCAGATGGCAGCATCGTAAACTTATCCTTATCTACATTGTAGGCCAGCACCGTCGCCCGGTCTGTGCCACCGGTACTACCAATAGGGGCATCATTGTCCCAGCTAAAGTCCAGCTTGGCCGCAACCGTAGCGGCAACCGCCACATTGGCCGCTTCAGGTAAATCACCATCGCTAAACATCACCTTGGTGTAATCAATGGCATAGTTTGCCATGTTTGTTCCGGTAACCGCATTCTTCAAATGATAAGAAGTTGCTGCGTTCATAGGCGTTATGCCATTGTTGAATTGCTGGTAACCTACATTGATCAGCGGTTTAAGCCGCTTTAAAAATGTGGTAACCATGGCCAGCTTAAACCTTACGTTCAGCTGTGCTTCAGTGGGGGTGTAATCCCCAAAATCAGGAACACTTTCAAATAGTGTACCCCGTTCCAGCTCGATCCTACAACCGACCCAACTTTTCCTCTGAAATTGCCGAGGATGCCTTTTTTGTATTTTCGAATTATAAATGTAAAACTATGTATGTTGAAACAAATAAACCACAACTTACGAAGTGACAATCAGGCACTTTGGTACAAAAACCATCTTCAAAGCTATAGGAAGGCGGTAAATTATTTTCTTTTTACAAGAAAAATTATTTCTGATAAAATTTTTGAGAAGTACTTTCACAACCTCCAAAGCTATGCATCCATATCTAAGGGCTCATCTTCTTCCAGTTCTGGCCTTGCCCTGTACAAGGTATAACTGTAGGTCAGTACCGGGTGCCCATCTACATGCGCATCTGCATCAGGTATAACCATCACCGGCAGGTGTTCATCAATCTCGAAATACATTGGTTTCATATGAGCACATTTTTCTTTTAAAATAATGCCGTCCAGGCCTGGTTCTTAAAACGCCTAAATTCCCCGGTTGTTGATCAGGTATTCTTTGATTTTCTGCTCATCATCACCCACAGCCGCCCGTGCCTCCCGGATAGCCTGCTCATCAATGTTTTCTTTCCGCATCAGTTCTGAGATAATTTCCCCGGGCTGCTTTTCCTCTTCCGGAATTACCGGTTTATTAGATTGGTTATTTTGCGTTTCCATTTTAGTATTTTTTTATTCATTAAACACGCTTGGCAGCCAATGGTTTTAATTTCATCCATAGGAGTAGGTTTTCGGTTTGCACATTTCTGTGTAAATTAATGCCATGCAAACATCAGGTGAAAAAACATTCAGCAAAACCGTTGACATCAATACCTCCCCGGAAAAATTATGGGAGGTACTAACCAAACCCGATTTGATGAAACGATGGGTATCTGATTCGGAAGTTGAGATACTTACAGATTGGAGATTAGGCAGCCCGATAAAAATGCTGGTACAGGCCAATTCGTATAAGGATTATTTTGAAAACAAAGGAACTGTTTTGCAATTCAAGCCTGAACATATTCTGCAGTATAGTCATTTAAGCGCATTGTCCAGGCTGCCAGATCTTATCGAAAACTATACGGTTATTACGTTTACGCTAATTCCCGGCAACGATAAAACCAGCCTGAACTTAACTTTAAGCAACTTCCCAACAGAAACGATTTATCAGCACCTCGCATTTTACTGGAACATCACCCTTGAACTAATTAAAAAGCGAATTGAAAATGAAAAACCATGTTGCTATGGAACCGAAGGGGTGTTATAGTTACAGGGATAACGGGTTACCGCCGGCTAAAAGGCAAACAAATATTATTCTGTTTGCCCCTTTAAAAAACCTCTCAAACAAAATCCAATTCTAAAAAACATAGCCATTTCCGGACGTGTTCCGGAAATGAAAATAGTTTTGTTAGCTGAAAAACAAGGGCTTAGGTTTGCTGTTATAAAACCTATAAAATTGGAACTAACCACCAGCATTGTTAAACCAAAGCAGCAGAAAAGAAAAGCCAGAAGAAAGCCGCGCCGCAGAGATGATCTCTTATGGAAAGCAATTGTCGAGGACGTATCAGAAGACTTCCTGCGTTTTTTCTTCCCGGAAGCAGATGCTCTTTTTGATTTCAGCAGAAAATGTGAGTACCTGGACAAAGAATTTGACCCCTTCTTTCCGTACGAAGAAAATACGGCAGCTGTACGGTATGTAGATAAACTGATTAAGGTTTATCTGAAAAATGGAACTGAAAAATGGATTGCAATACATGTGGAGGTCCAAAATCAGCGCGGCAAGGAAGACTTTAGCTCCAGGATGATCCGGTACTGGTACTTAATGAAGGAAAAATATAATGTGTCTATTACAGCGCTTGCAATTATAACAGGGAGCAATAACAAATTCAAACCTACACCTTATGTTGAGAAATGCTTAGGTACTAAACTAACTTACGAATACAACGTTTATTCCATACTGGATCAGCGCGAAGCCGCCTTACAGGCCAATCCAAACCCATTTGCTGTTGTTATCCTGGCGGCCCTTTCTGCCATTAGAAAAAAGAAGGTAACCGATCTGGAATTAAAGGCCATAAAACACGAACTGAACCGGGAACTGACAAAAAGAAAACCTGATGCGGTTAAACACAAAGGCATTATGAATTTTATTAAATACTATATGAATTTTGAAAACCCTAAAATGATGATTACTTTTGATAGAGAACTTCAAGCATTAACCGGAAGAACTACTCCTATGGGGACTGAAGAATATTTACTGGATAAATTTAAAAAAGAAGGAATTGCAGAAGGCGAAGCCAAAGGCCGGCATGATGAAGCTTTGGAAATTGCCCGTGAGATGAAAAAAGATAAATTTCCGGTTGAGACCATTGCAAAGCTGACTAAGCTTACAATCCAAGAAATAGAAGCGCTTTAAGCCTTCACGGTCCACGCTCATCATCAGATTACAAATGCTTCGCCTTAAAATTTTGTGAAGTCAAAAGAAATACCTAATTTCTCCCATTGAAACCAAACCCTGCAGCTTAGGGCCGCATCGTTCGGGTTATCAGACTTAATACCGAACAAATGGAAACTATATTGGTACAAGACAAGGATGATGCGGTCTTAGACGTGCTTTCTCTTGCCCTTCAGGAAGAAGGATTTGAAGTGATCTCTGTCAATACCTGTGATGAAAAAAAGATTCTGGAATTAATTGATCAGCAAAGACCTCATGTGGTAATGCTCGACATCAGGATGTCAGACCAGGATTGCATTGATGTATGTAAGCTAATTAAGCTTAAGTATCCGCACCTTCCGGTTATTGCATTAAGCTGTAATAACAATGTCCATGAGCAATACAACACAAATGGATTCGACGGCTATATTAAAAAGCCATTTGACCTGGACCTCCTTTATAAAATTATCAGAAAGCATATTTCAGGATAATCGTAAAACTATTAGTGCTCCGAATGGTTGTAGAATTAACATCAACCCTGGAAAACTATGGATACCCCCAAGCAACGCATCTATATAGTTGAAGACAATTCTGATATTGGCTTTATACTCGAGTTATTTTTAAATGAGGAAGGCTTTGCGGTCAAAGTATTGTCTACAGCAAAGGAATTTAACAATGCCCTGAAAAAAGGAATGCCCGATCTGTTCCTTTTAGATGTAATGTTACCAGACGGAAACGGCATTGATATTTGCCACCGGCTTAAAAATGACCCCCGCAGTAAACGCTTACCTATTTTGATCATGTCTGCCCAGTCAAATCAAGATGCTGCAAAGAATTGTGAAGCGGAAGAATTTATAGCAAAACCATTTGACCTGTTCATTTTGCTCCGTAAGATTAAACAGTGTTTGTCTGCGGCCTAAAGCGCTGGCAGATGACCTTTAAATTGCTACCGCGCGCTGAATTAACGCGCTTTTGTTTAAACAATCTTTTGCCAAAGATTGTTCAGGAATAGCAGACAAGCAAGACTGCGATTGGATAAAAGCAAAAAACAAGTTTAATTAAAACTTACAATTATGGCAAATCAACAAGATAAGCGGAAAAAAGATGAGGTTCAAAAAAAAACTGTTTATAAAGAGACAGAGGAGCGCATCAACGAAAAGAAACCAGACAGCGGAGAAACTTCTTCGGTTGCCGATCTTGGCAGAACAGACCTTGTTTCCAGACCGGAAAGAAAACATAAGCCTTTAGGCTCAAGTCATGAGCCCGGAACTACGCCAGGAAGCGATATCTAACCTAAAACCTATTCCTATGAAAAACCGTGCAACACCAAAACCCGGTTCAAAGCAATACAACCCGGAAAAAACAGAGCAGCTAAATACGCCGCAATACCACAGCAGCACTGATCGCAGAAGCAGCAATGAACTGCCTGCCATCGAAAATCTAAACAATCAGCACGAAACGAAAACGGATAAGCAAGTAAAGGATCAGGATATCCCTAAAACTGATTTAGGTAATAAACGCAAGGGCAACGAAAAACAACGCGAAAAGATCATTACGCGCTAACGGTCTGCTGGTCATCTTGAGGTGCAGGGTGGCTGCACAGGGTTAATTTAAGATATGCCGTACAGTTTTTGTTAACAAAATGATAATTTACGGTTATCTTAATGTTTCCTAATTTTGCGACATGCAGATAGCAACCTATGTGGTTTATGAACTGTTGATCAGGCTGAATGAACTGAACGCAGATGTCGGAGACTTTGTTTCCTGCAAAAAAACAGAACAGGGAATTTTGGTACAGACTACTTCTGGTCAACTTACCATACCAGAAAGCCTTTATCGCAGGCAATTTGAGAACCCAGCCGAAATCTCGGCAATTGAACTTCTTTCACTATTCTGAAATGGGAAACCAGCAAGGCTAATTTTACCGCCTCCAGGAATGATTGAGTGGCATAAGTTGCCTGAGCCTGGTCTACGAGACAGCAGAATAACTGGGTTAGGGCTCAGTGAAGACTGGGTTAGGGCTTATTGGACTAAAGGGTACCTTTAACCCAGCAAGCCCCAGCCAATCCTCCTGTTAATGCTCTTTTACCCAGAAATGTATGTACGAGCGCTAAATCTGCGATTGCTGGCTTACTTAAAAAGTAAAAACGCAATGATCAGCGTAACAATGATGTTAAAACCCTGTGCAATTAAAAAGGCATAAAATGGCTTTTTACTGTTTTTACCAAACAAATCTGCAAAATTCGTTTCCAGTCCGATGCTGGTAAAGGCCAGCGCAAACCACAGTCCCTGTAAATTCTTCAGGCTGCCTTTCACCTCGGCATTCACTTCAGCGGGAATAAAAAAAGAAAACAATAGTGACGCTGCTATAAAACCGATCACAAATTTTGGAAAACGCTCCCAGATCACTTTCAATGTAGGTTTTGTGGCTTTATCTTTCCCTGCCGGATGCTGGGTATAAGTCCAGTACACTGAAATGGCAAAGGCCGCAATACCCAACAGCACATTCTGGGAAAATTTCACAATAGTGCTGATCTTTAATGCTTCTTCGCCAACCAGGCTGCCCGAAGCAACCACTGCCCCGGTTGTATCTATACTACCACCCAGCCAGGCCCCCGTAACGGCCTGTGGAAAGTTGAAATAAGCTGCAATGTAAGGCATGAAGATCATCATGGGTATGGCGGTAATGAGCACCATAGAGATGACATAGGAAAGCTTTTTGGAGTCGCCCTTAATTGCCCCTGAAGTAGCGATTGCGGCTGATACCCCGCAGATGGAAACTGCGCTGGAGATCATCATGGTCAGCTCTTCATCTATTTTTAATTTTTTACAGATCCAGAAAGCAAAATACCATACCGAAAGTACAACTACCAGCGCCTGTACAAGTCCCAGAGAACCGGCTTTCAGTACATCAGAAAAAATAACACTGGTGCCCAGCAATACCAGCCCTATTTTAACGAACAGCTCTGTAGACAAAGCTGTTTTGAACCATTCCGGCAGGGTAAAAAAATTGCTGATCAGCAATCCAATGGCAAGACTGAAGATTACAGCTTCCAGGTTTAATGCTTTAACCTGGCTATTGCCCGCCAGAATGAGGGCAATGATGGTCAGGATGTAGACCACCGGAAAAGTCAGCACTGCGCTTTTTATAGGTTTACCGCTAAGCAA from Pedobacter africanus includes:
- a CDS encoding DUF6266 family protein, with product MVTTFLKRLKPLINVGYQQFNNGITPMNAATSYHLKNAVTGTNMANYAIDYTKVMFSDGDLPEAANVAVAATVAAKLDFSWDNDAPIGSTGGTDRATVLAYNVDKDKFTMLPSAAARSAEAYVLQLPPDWSGDTVHCWISFVNALGKEVSNSNYIGEFTVL
- a CDS encoding RpnC/YadD family protein, translated to MELTTSIVKPKQQKRKARRKPRRRDDLLWKAIVEDVSEDFLRFFFPEADALFDFSRKCEYLDKEFDPFFPYEENTAAVRYVDKLIKVYLKNGTEKWIAIHVEVQNQRGKEDFSSRMIRYWYLMKEKYNVSITALAIITGSNNKFKPTPYVEKCLGTKLTYEYNVYSILDQREAALQANPNPFAVVILAALSAIRKKKVTDLELKAIKHELNRELTKRKPDAVKHKGIMNFIKYYMNFENPKMMITFDRELQALTGRTTPMGTEEYLLDKFKKEGIAEGEAKGRHDEALEIAREMKKDKFPVETIAKLTKLTIQEIEAL
- a CDS encoding YeiH family protein; the encoded protein is MSATKKLNIHEDWVVVILGALTIILSLSGLLLPVPAFGWKNITELSSTVLSAGNLGHIGLQFIFVLVIAAVGALLSGKPIKSAVLTFPVVYILTIIALILAGNSQVKALNLEAVIFSLAIGLLISNFFTLPEWFKTALSTELFVKIGLVLLGTSVIFSDVLKAGSLGLVQALVVVLSVWYFAFWICKKLKIDEELTMMISSAVSICGVSAAIATSGAIKGDSKKLSYVISMVLITAIPMMIFMPYIAAYFNFPQAVTGAWLGGSIDTTGAVVASGSLVGEEALKISTIVKFSQNVLLGIAAFAISVYWTYTQHPAGKDKATKPTLKVIWERFPKFVIGFIAASLLFSFFIPAEVNAEVKGSLKNLQGLWFALAFTSIGLETNFADLFGKNSKKPFYAFLIAQGFNIIVTLIIAFLLFK
- a CDS encoding SRPBCC family protein, coding for MQTSGEKTFSKTVDINTSPEKLWEVLTKPDLMKRWVSDSEVEILTDWRLGSPIKMLVQANSYKDYFENKGTVLQFKPEHILQYSHLSALSRLPDLIENYTVITFTLIPGNDKTSLNLTLSNFPTETIYQHLAFYWNITLELIKKRIENEKPCCYGTEGVL
- a CDS encoding response regulator transcription factor is translated as MDTPKQRIYIVEDNSDIGFILELFLNEEGFAVKVLSTAKEFNNALKKGMPDLFLLDVMLPDGNGIDICHRLKNDPRSKRLPILIMSAQSNQDAAKNCEAEEFIAKPFDLFILLRKIKQCLSAA
- a CDS encoding response regulator, which codes for MRLNTEQMETILVQDKDDAVLDVLSLALQEEGFEVISVNTCDEKKILELIDQQRPHVVMLDIRMSDQDCIDVCKLIKLKYPHLPVIALSCNNNVHEQYNTNGFDGYIKKPFDLDLLYKIIRKHISG